One window of Dermacentor albipictus isolate Rhodes 1998 colony chromosome 9, USDA_Dalb.pri_finalv2, whole genome shotgun sequence genomic DNA carries:
- the LOC135909207 gene encoding neutral amino acid transporter B(0)-like, translating to MARHLFLLIDLIIYRVCLCDGCVCDDNRLPRSAIGAKRAPKYGCTQPMASGSSLDTSQNNMVSSATCAHKCRRNQKQQTVALAATVVGPAIGVLLVPRAVRRQLAVPGELLLRVSAAATLPLLACRLLLVPPSGRLLAAAVGLQLSASIMGLLLASWAPSTTGSAEPKVEPLDWFRNAVPDNLLQSFVLEAGQREPGRNPTYQAEVRGDRGNLLGVASASALLGCALARQRGNRALRTLLADTGDSLARLLNGLLAWACPLGALSLALRVADEEAAWWGGGASLAAAGVALHAFLVAVLVGATASRRDLQRLLAALPWPLCVAAVAGSSWHALPAALCALQQREPTTAALLVVHCGSALCNMLLLTPAMLRGRGDGLLLVVADSLFSVGRGDGPLMYLAGLPPLPGAMQRLAALHDLFGSCGCCLLLEAVQQPERTLSVVR from the exons ATGGCGCGTCACCTCTTCCTGCTTATTGACTTGATTATATACCGGGTGTGTCTGTGTGACGGGTGTGTCTGTGATGACAATCGCCTGCCGCGCAGTGCGATTGGCGCGAAGCGCGCTCCGAAGTATGGCTGCACGCAGCCCATGGCCAGCGGCAGCAGCCTAGACACCAGCCAGAACAACATGGTGTCGTCCGCGACGTGCGCCCACAAGTGCCGACGCAACCAAAAGCAGCAGACCGTTGCCCTGGCCGCGACGGTGGTCGGCCCGGCGATCGGCGTGTTGCTGGTCCCACGCGCTGTCCGGCGGCAGCTGGCCGTGCCGGGAGAGCTACTGCTACGGGTCTCCGCCGCCGCCACGCTGCCGCTGCTCGCCTGCCGGCTGCTGCTGGTACCGCCGTCCGGCCGGCTGCTGGCCGCTGCAGTTGGCCTGCAGCTGTCCGCCAGCATCATGGGCCTGCTGCTCGCCAGCTGGGCACCATCGACAACCGGGTCGGCCGAGCCAAAGGTCGAGCCGCTCGACTGGTTTAG GAATGCGGTACCCGACAACCTGCTGCAGTCGTTCGTGCTCGAGGCGGGGCAGCGGGAGCCAGGCCGCAACCCGACCTACCAGGCGGAGGTGCGCGGCGACCGCGGCAACTTGCTGGGCGTAGCGTCGGCGTCGGCACTGCTGGGATGTGCGCTGGCGCGCCAGCGTGGAAACCGGGCATTGCGCACACTACTGGCCGACACGGGGGACTCGCTGGCGCGGCTTCTCAACGGCCTGCTCGCATG GGCATGCCCTCTGGGCGCCCTGTCACTGGCGCTGCGAGTGGCCGACGAGGAGGCGGCGTGGTGGGGGGGCGGTGCCTCTTTGGCCGCGGCGGGCGTGGCGCTGCACGCCTTCCTTGTGGCCGTCCTGGTGGGCGCCACCGCATCACGCCGCGACCTGCAGCGGTTGCTGGCCGCGCTACCGTGGCCGCTGTgcgtggccgccgtggccgggtccAGCTGGCACGCGCTGCCTGCCGCCCTGTGCGCGCTGCAGCAGCGCGAGCCCACCACGGCCGCCCTGTTGGTGGTGCACTGCGGCAGCGCGCTGTGCAACATGCTGCTACTGACTCCCGCCATGCTCCGGGGCAGGGGAGACGGCCTCCTCCTAGTGGTGGCCGACTCCCTGTTCAGCGTTGGCCGCGGAGACGGACCGCTCATGTATCTGGCCGGCCTACCCCCGCTGCCGGGCGCCAT GCAACGGCTGGCCGCTCTGCACGACTTGTTCGGCTCGTGTGGGTGCTGCCTGTTGCTCGAGGCAGTCCAGCAGCCCGAGCGAACCCTCAGCGTCGTCCGTTAG